A genomic segment from Verrucomicrobiaceae bacterium encodes:
- a CDS encoding DUF2892 domain-containing protein, which yields MKPNIGGIDRALRILIGLGLIAYGIVNHSWLGAIGAVPLLTAFIRFCPLYAPLGLSTCSKGDKGSGGGCCGGGKCC from the coding sequence ATGAAACCCAACATCGGCGGCATCGACCGCGCACTGCGTATCCTCATCGGTCTCGGCCTCATCGCTTATGGCATCGTCAACCATAGCTGGCTCGGGGCCATCGGTGCGGTGCCGCTGCTCACGGCTTTCATCCGTTTCTGCCCGCTGTATGCCCCGCTTGGCCTCAGCACCTGTAGCAAAGGCGATAAAGGCAGTGGTGGAGGCTGCTGCGGTGGCGGGAAGTGCTGCTGA
- a CDS encoding AMP-binding protein: MIDRVRLRSNQWRKLRTIILNLATADGFYGKRFREQGVRSSGMNRLEDFVKFVPLTSKSEIEADREANPPFGTNLTRAVGQYTRFCQTSGSSTGQPMAWIDTPESWEAMLACWRRVYEAAGLVKGRDRICFAFSFGPFLGFWTAFEAAAKDYMVLPCGGLSSQARLELMARYGATVLCCTPTYAMRLGELIGDASGIERMSLRVQKIIVAGESGGSVPAVRERLEKQWDAQVFDHHGMTEVGPVSFESADTPGSLVVMEEAYFAEVLDPKTGLEVADGECGELVLTTLDRTACPLLRYRTGDLVRKRLHRERLTLEGGILSRIDDMAVIRGVNVYPSAIEAVVRELPEVVEFMVQQRQVDGMDEIEVLVEIAPGSPQTSLKRLETRLKDTFSLRIPVIAAEAGSLPRHEFKAKRWRIVKE, translated from the coding sequence TTGATCGACCGTGTGCGTTTGCGCTCCAATCAATGGCGCAAGCTGCGAACGATCATCTTAAATCTGGCCACGGCAGATGGTTTTTATGGTAAGCGCTTCCGCGAGCAGGGCGTGCGCTCCAGCGGCATGAATCGCCTGGAAGACTTCGTCAAATTCGTGCCACTGACCTCGAAAAGTGAAATCGAAGCCGATCGGGAGGCCAATCCACCCTTTGGAACGAATTTGACCCGCGCGGTGGGCCAATACACGCGTTTTTGCCAGACGAGCGGCAGCTCTACTGGGCAGCCGATGGCCTGGATCGACACACCAGAGAGCTGGGAGGCCATGTTGGCATGCTGGCGGCGTGTTTATGAAGCTGCCGGGCTAGTGAAAGGCCGCGACCGTATCTGTTTCGCGTTCTCATTTGGGCCATTTTTGGGGTTTTGGACGGCTTTTGAGGCAGCGGCGAAAGATTACATGGTCCTGCCCTGTGGCGGCCTAAGTAGCCAGGCACGACTGGAGCTGATGGCCCGCTACGGCGCTACGGTGCTCTGCTGCACGCCCACCTATGCGATGCGCCTGGGGGAGCTCATTGGCGACGCATCCGGCATCGAGCGCATGAGCCTCCGCGTGCAGAAAATCATCGTCGCAGGTGAGTCTGGCGGCAGTGTGCCCGCTGTGCGTGAGCGACTAGAAAAGCAATGGGATGCACAGGTTTTCGACCACCACGGAATGACAGAGGTGGGCCCTGTCAGCTTCGAGTCTGCGGATACCCCCGGCAGCCTCGTCGTCATGGAGGAGGCCTATTTCGCGGAAGTCCTGGACCCCAAAACCGGCCTCGAAGTCGCCGATGGTGAATGCGGCGAGCTCGTCCTCACCACGCTAGACCGTACGGCTTGTCCCCTGCTCCGTTACCGCACCGGTGATCTCGTCCGCAAGCGCCTCCACCGCGAGCGCCTCACCCTAGAGGGCGGCATCCTCAGCCGCATCGACGACATGGCCGTCATTCGCGGAGTGAATGTCTATCCCAGTGCAATCGAGGCCGTCGTGCGCGAGCTGCCAGAGGTCGTGGAATTCATGGTCCAGCAACGCCAAGTCGATGGCATGGATGAAATCGAAGTCCTCGTAGAAATCGCCCCAGGCTCTCCACAAACCAGCCTGAAGCGACTGGAAACTCGGCTAAAGGACACCTTCTCCCTGCGCATCCCAGTCATCGCAGCAGAGGCAGGTTCGCTACCGCGTCATGAGTTCAAGGCAAAGCGCTGGCGCATCGTGAAGGAGTGA
- a CDS encoding DUF3592 domain-containing protein translates to MRSSVTQAGRWWLATMGIMLIIAGSFFAYRLWLSYEKTAPSRSWPEIACRIESSRIVTEKLTPSSAPVHRAEIRYRYEIAGASHVSTRIHMVEKAATAHLEVVQALQL, encoded by the coding sequence ATGCGCAGCAGTGTCACACAAGCAGGTCGATGGTGGCTCGCGACGATGGGTATTATGCTCATCATCGCGGGCAGTTTTTTTGCGTATCGCTTATGGCTATCCTATGAAAAGACCGCGCCAAGCCGATCGTGGCCGGAGATTGCCTGCCGCATCGAGTCCTCTCGCATCGTGACAGAAAAACTCACACCATCTTCAGCGCCAGTGCATCGGGCTGAAATACGTTATCGCTATGAGATCGCGGGAGCATCGCATGTTTCAACACGCATTCACATGGTGGAAAAGGCCGCCACAGCGCATCTCGAAGTGGTGCAGGCGCTTCAGCTGTAG
- a CDS encoding Gfo/Idh/MocA family oxidoreductase yields MPDITPPQPTRRHFIHTSSGALAAPVILTAAGTLKAQQKADSMETLRIGLIGCGGRGTGAAAQALKAEYNGKLVAMADAFDTQIENSIKSLSQQFPDRVDVQPDKKFTGIDAYQKLLASGVDVVLLASPPGFRPMHLAAAVEAGKHIFCEKPMAVDAAGYRVAQAAVEKAKQKKLNLVAGFCWRYATSRIEAYKRLHDGQIGDITGILATYYAGPVKPMPPASGRPAGMGDVEWQMRNWYNFSWLSGDSIVEQAVHSLDKICWAMKDKPPVSVIATGGRQRPSEGGNIFDHFHCAYEWDGGIICHLTNRQITGCHNEVIDYIQGTKGRLVIGKGAAPFIEGEKRWRWRGEEKNMYDLEHEALFSAIRKGEVINDGDRMMHSTIVAIMGREAAYTGQRINWDDAAPSIMKSQQDLAPDTLKFGDTFDPGPQPRPGETKFV; encoded by the coding sequence ATGCCTGACATCACTCCTCCTCAGCCTACCCGTCGTCATTTTATCCACACCAGCAGCGGAGCCCTCGCTGCACCAGTGATCCTCACTGCCGCGGGCACGCTCAAAGCCCAGCAAAAGGCGGATTCGATGGAGACGCTGCGCATCGGCCTCATCGGCTGCGGCGGGCGCGGCACTGGAGCGGCTGCCCAGGCCTTGAAAGCCGAGTACAATGGCAAACTCGTCGCCATGGCGGATGCCTTCGACACTCAGATCGAAAACAGCATCAAAAGCCTCTCCCAGCAGTTCCCCGACCGCGTCGATGTGCAGCCGGACAAGAAATTCACCGGGATCGACGCCTACCAGAAGCTCCTCGCCAGCGGTGTGGATGTCGTCCTCCTCGCTAGCCCACCGGGATTCCGCCCCATGCACCTCGCGGCGGCTGTCGAGGCCGGTAAACACATCTTTTGTGAAAAACCCATGGCCGTCGATGCCGCCGGCTACCGCGTGGCCCAAGCCGCAGTCGAAAAGGCCAAGCAAAAGAAGCTCAATCTCGTCGCGGGCTTCTGCTGGCGCTACGCCACCAGCCGTATCGAGGCTTACAAGCGCCTCCATGATGGCCAGATCGGTGACATCACCGGCATCCTCGCCACCTATTATGCAGGCCCGGTCAAACCGATGCCGCCAGCCAGTGGCCGCCCCGCAGGGATGGGCGACGTCGAGTGGCAAATGCGCAACTGGTACAACTTTTCCTGGCTCAGTGGCGACAGCATCGTCGAGCAGGCCGTCCACAGCCTCGATAAAATCTGCTGGGCCATGAAGGACAAGCCCCCCGTCAGCGTCATCGCCACCGGTGGTCGGCAGCGGCCCTCCGAGGGCGGAAACATCTTCGATCACTTCCACTGCGCCTACGAATGGGATGGCGGCATCATTTGCCACCTCACGAATCGCCAGATCACTGGCTGCCACAATGAAGTCATCGACTACATCCAGGGCACCAAAGGCCGCCTCGTCATCGGCAAAGGCGCAGCACCCTTCATCGAAGGCGAAAAACGCTGGCGCTGGCGTGGCGAGGAGAAAAACATGTACGACCTTGAGCACGAGGCCCTCTTTAGCGCCATCCGCAAAGGTGAGGTCATCAATGATGGCGACCGCATGATGCACTCCACCATCGTCGCCATCATGGGCCGTGAGGCTGCCTACACTGGCCAACGCATCAACTGGGACGACGCAGCCCCCTCCATTATGAAGTCGCAGCAGGACCTCGCCCCCGACACACTAAAGTTCGGCGACACCTTCGATCCCGGCCCTCAGCCCCGCCCAGGTGAGACGAAGTTCGTCTAA
- the tadA gene encoding Flp pilus assembly complex ATPase component TadA, with protein sequence MYQNENYVLELLQEAGLLTERDVQGVAATKKPGESVIETLIKTGVVSDEQVAQNVAVNSGMEYVDLHGYEPHPTLKALVPLETAMRYKVAPLGTNGTALQIVVSDPYDFETLDALPHVLQPEIEFYCSTPALIKTLQANIYGNEAVMGTATIKNSGGSGDDDAPVIRLVTNLLMEAFKSKASDIHIEPLEKDIRVRYRIDGVLVDVEHHPKRLLAAMIGRVKILTGSMQLDEKRVPQDGRIQMAFNDKEIDMRVSIIPTSNGESVVMRVLDKSSLRLGLVDLGFLSDDQATFEQLITLPDGIILVTGPTGSGKTTTLYACLNFINRPDKKIITVEDPVEYELAGINQVMVKEDVGMTFAAALRAMLRQAPNIIMLGEIRDLETASIAIQASLTGHLVFSTLHTNDAPSAVARMADIGVKPFLIASAVRAIEAQRLVRKLCGECKTPTSLSDHDLRALGLEASQIADASIYGPNGCNKCRSLGYRGRLSLVEIFKIDDEVRSMINQQLTTPQLRKRARELGMRTLREDGIRKVLAGMTTADEVIEATMSDSH encoded by the coding sequence ATGTACCAAAATGAAAATTACGTCCTCGAACTGCTCCAAGAAGCAGGCCTGCTGACCGAACGCGACGTCCAAGGAGTCGCAGCGACCAAAAAACCCGGTGAAAGCGTCATCGAGACGCTGATCAAGACGGGTGTCGTCTCCGACGAACAGGTAGCGCAAAACGTCGCGGTGAACTCCGGCATGGAGTATGTCGATCTACATGGCTACGAGCCGCATCCCACACTGAAGGCACTCGTACCGCTAGAGACGGCTATGCGCTACAAAGTGGCCCCGCTTGGCACCAATGGAACCGCTCTCCAGATCGTCGTGAGCGATCCATACGACTTCGAGACGCTGGATGCGCTGCCCCATGTGTTGCAGCCAGAAATTGAGTTTTATTGCTCCACCCCTGCGCTCATCAAGACCCTCCAGGCCAATATTTACGGCAATGAGGCCGTCATGGGCACTGCGACGATCAAGAACTCCGGCGGCAGCGGTGATGACGATGCTCCCGTCATCAGGCTGGTGACGAATCTGCTCATGGAGGCCTTTAAATCGAAAGCTAGCGACATCCACATTGAGCCGCTCGAAAAAGACATCCGCGTGCGCTACCGCATCGACGGCGTGCTTGTCGATGTGGAGCACCATCCGAAACGCCTACTCGCAGCCATGATCGGTCGCGTGAAAATTTTGACCGGCAGCATGCAACTGGATGAAAAACGCGTTCCACAGGACGGACGCATTCAGATGGCCTTCAACGACAAGGAGATCGACATGCGCGTCTCGATCATCCCGACGAGCAACGGCGAGTCTGTCGTCATGCGTGTGCTCGACAAGAGCAGCCTGCGCCTAGGACTGGTCGATCTCGGCTTCCTCAGCGACGATCAGGCCACCTTCGAGCAGCTCATCACCCTACCAGACGGCATCATCCTCGTCACGGGCCCCACAGGCTCAGGTAAAACCACCACGCTCTACGCCTGCCTAAACTTCATCAACCGCCCCGACAAAAAGATCATCACGGTTGAAGATCCTGTCGAGTACGAGCTCGCCGGCATCAATCAGGTCATGGTAAAGGAAGATGTGGGCATGACTTTCGCCGCAGCACTCCGCGCCATGCTCCGTCAGGCACCGAATATCATCATGCTCGGGGAAATTCGCGACCTGGAGACCGCCTCGATCGCCATCCAGGCATCACTCACTGGTCACTTGGTCTTTAGTACACTCCATACGAATGACGCCCCCAGCGCCGTCGCCCGTATGGCAGACATCGGCGTAAAGCCCTTCCTCATCGCCTCCGCCGTGCGTGCCATCGAGGCCCAGCGCCTCGTGCGAAAGCTCTGCGGGGAGTGCAAAACGCCCACCAGCCTCAGTGACCACGATCTCCGTGCCCTCGGACTCGAAGCATCCCAGATCGCCGACGCATCGATCTACGGCCCGAATGGCTGTAACAAGTGCCGCAGCCTCGGCTACCGCGGTCGTCTCAGCCTCGTGGAGATCTTCAAAATCGACGATGAAGTGCGCAGCATGATCAATCAGCAGCTCACCACTCCCCAACTACGCAAGCGTGCCCGCGAACTCGGCATGCGCACCCTACGCGAGGATGGCATCCGCAAAGTGCTCGCAGGCATGACCACCGCCGATGAAGTCATCGAGGCCACCATGTCCGACTCCCATTGA
- a CDS encoding type II/IV secretion system protein, translating to MTVNNVIDMLQNRGVIDAGVADDLTRDCVQDGKDILQTLLEYGIYTNEDEFWQHVAEELGAEHFDLATFEPAPSVVNLIPNGMARLYGCFPITLDGQGLHVAFTDPLNPQLAEDLRFSLGKSIVPVVARRSQVQALIDKHYGTGAPSIEEIFGQLGKAGAAQSAEQEANSAPIVKFVDLVMQQAIKERASDIHFEPFEREFKIRYRVDGTLYEMAPPPVHLATSVISRVKVMANMNIAERRIPQDGRIMTTVNGKAVDMRVNSLPTQHGESVVLRVLDRSSVNLDLESLGMNKPLFDYIVETIQKPNGIFIVTGPTGAGKTTTLYAALRRINTIDAKLITAEDPVEYEMDGIMQVPINEAVGLTFAKALRAFLRQDPDRIMVGEMRDLETAQIAIQASLTGHLVLSTLHTNDSAGAVTRLVDMGVEPFLVSATLEGVLAQRLLRTICKSCKAEYEPSLHILTQLGLTRDDIGGRNFFTGSGCSTCGGSGYKGRKGIYELLDITDPLRDLITSRAPTLVLRQKAIELGMVSLRDDGLRSIYDGETTVEEVLKYT from the coding sequence ATGACAGTAAATAACGTCATCGACATGCTCCAGAACCGCGGCGTCATCGACGCGGGCGTGGCGGACGACCTCACACGCGACTGCGTCCAGGATGGCAAAGACATCCTCCAGACCCTGCTCGAATACGGCATCTACACCAACGAAGATGAATTCTGGCAGCATGTGGCGGAGGAACTCGGTGCCGAGCACTTTGACCTCGCCACCTTTGAGCCCGCGCCTTCCGTCGTGAATCTCATCCCCAATGGCATGGCACGCCTCTACGGCTGCTTCCCCATCACGCTCGATGGACAGGGCCTCCACGTCGCATTCACCGATCCGCTGAATCCCCAGCTTGCCGAAGATTTGCGTTTCAGCCTCGGGAAAAGCATCGTTCCAGTCGTCGCACGCCGTTCCCAGGTCCAGGCACTCATTGATAAGCACTACGGCACCGGAGCCCCCAGCATCGAAGAAATCTTCGGCCAGCTAGGCAAAGCTGGCGCTGCCCAAAGCGCCGAGCAGGAGGCAAACTCCGCCCCCATCGTCAAATTCGTCGATCTCGTGATGCAGCAGGCCATCAAGGAGCGTGCCTCAGACATTCACTTCGAGCCCTTCGAGCGTGAATTCAAAATCCGCTACCGCGTGGACGGCACCCTTTATGAAATGGCCCCGCCCCCGGTCCATTTGGCCACCTCCGTCATCTCCCGCGTCAAAGTCATGGCCAACATGAACATCGCGGAGCGCCGTATCCCCCAGGACGGACGCATCATGACCACCGTCAATGGCAAAGCCGTCGATATGCGTGTGAACTCCCTCCCCACCCAGCATGGAGAGTCTGTGGTGTTACGCGTGCTGGACCGCTCCTCCGTCAATCTTGACCTAGAGAGCCTGGGAATGAACAAACCACTCTTCGATTACATCGTCGAGACGATCCAAAAGCCCAACGGCATCTTCATCGTCACCGGCCCCACCGGTGCAGGCAAAACAACCACACTTTATGCCGCCCTGCGCCGCATCAATACGATCGACGCCAAACTCATCACCGCAGAAGACCCTGTGGAGTATGAAATGGATGGCATCATGCAAGTGCCGATTAATGAGGCGGTCGGTCTCACCTTCGCCAAAGCGCTACGTGCTTTCCTCCGTCAAGACCCTGACCGCATCATGGTCGGCGAGATGCGCGACCTCGAAACTGCACAGATCGCCATCCAGGCCTCCCTCACTGGCCACTTGGTCCTCAGCACCCTGCACACGAATGACTCCGCAGGTGCCGTCACCCGTCTCGTGGACATGGGTGTAGAGCCCTTCCTCGTCTCGGCCACGCTGGAAGGCGTGCTCGCCCAGCGCCTCCTGCGTACCATCTGCAAAAGCTGCAAAGCCGAGTATGAACCCAGCTTACACATCCTCACACAGCTCGGACTCACGCGGGATGACATCGGCGGCCGGAATTTCTTCACCGGCTCAGGCTGCTCCACCTGCGGTGGCAGCGGCTACAAAGGCCGCAAAGGCATCTACGAACTACTCGACATCACAGACCCGCTCCGCGACCTGATCACCAGCCGTGCCCCAACGCTCGTTTTGCGTCAAAAAGCCATCGAGCTCGGCATGGTCTCCCTCCGCGATGACGGCCTCCGCAGCATCTACGATGGCGAGACCACCGTCGAAGAAGTGCTCAAGTACACCTAA
- the recJ gene encoding single-stranded-DNA-specific exonuclease RecJ, which produces MNENAPPIQVRPPRWLVKPAAASASDLAAETGLPPLLAHLLAQREITTAEQARDFLVPKLATLGDPLLLPEMPLAVARMLEAVDKSQRVVLYGDYDVDGVTSMALLHLMLKAYGLDTKLFLPSRMEEGYGLSTDGLAKCFETYGQPDLLIALDCGTTSLNETAWLATQGVDCIIIDHHELSPQGRPTCLALVNPKLGTDWHYFCTAGLVFKVAHALMKTRNLPDFDLKETLDLVALGTVADLVPLVAENRLLVRRGLEALGQTQRLGLRALKQIAGVDDLVQTHHVSFRLGPRLNAAGRLDTAATALDLLLAQHPDTAMELANLLEAHNKDRQGVEQTVHAEAETMLRQMGDLSDLSAIVLGSRTWHPGVIGIVASRISRLCHRPTILVSFDENGIGKGSGRSIPGFSLVEAIDICRDHLLGGGGHAMAAGISVEEAKIDSFRTAFSDAARAALNEEALTPLLELDAEVSLQDLTLNFLESYKLMEPFGQKNPEPLFLCRGVRPKLPGRSIKGKHMRLMLTQDGAGMDSVWFNAPVGNLPPAPWDIVMRLQRSFFRGQEQWQITIESVRSSSSDVV; this is translated from the coding sequence ATGAATGAAAACGCACCACCCATCCAGGTCCGACCTCCGCGCTGGCTCGTCAAGCCAGCAGCGGCGAGCGCATCTGATCTGGCCGCTGAGACGGGTCTCCCGCCACTCTTAGCGCATCTCCTCGCGCAGCGAGAAATCACGACCGCCGAACAGGCTCGTGATTTCCTCGTGCCAAAGCTCGCCACTCTCGGTGATCCACTTCTTCTGCCGGAGATGCCCCTGGCTGTCGCTCGCATGCTCGAGGCTGTGGATAAATCCCAGCGTGTCGTGCTTTACGGCGACTATGATGTCGATGGTGTCACATCCATGGCTCTGCTGCACCTCATGCTGAAGGCCTATGGGCTCGATACGAAGCTCTTTCTGCCCTCTCGTATGGAGGAAGGTTACGGCCTCAGCACAGACGGATTGGCCAAGTGCTTCGAGACCTACGGTCAGCCTGATCTGCTCATCGCTCTCGACTGCGGCACCACATCGCTGAACGAGACTGCATGGCTCGCCACTCAGGGCGTGGACTGCATCATCATCGACCACCACGAGCTCTCACCCCAGGGGCGTCCTACCTGCCTCGCCCTCGTCAATCCAAAGCTCGGCACCGACTGGCATTACTTCTGCACCGCTGGACTCGTCTTCAAAGTCGCACACGCACTCATGAAGACTCGGAACCTGCCCGACTTCGATTTGAAGGAAACGCTCGACCTCGTCGCTCTCGGCACGGTCGCTGATCTCGTGCCCCTCGTGGCGGAGAATCGCCTCCTCGTCCGCCGCGGTCTGGAGGCCCTCGGGCAGACGCAGCGCCTCGGACTACGTGCTCTCAAACAAATCGCCGGAGTCGATGACCTGGTGCAGACACATCATGTCAGTTTCCGCCTCGGACCACGGCTGAATGCCGCTGGCAGGCTCGATACCGCTGCCACCGCCCTCGATCTGCTGCTCGCGCAGCACCCAGACACGGCCATGGAGCTAGCCAATCTCCTCGAAGCTCACAACAAAGACCGTCAAGGCGTCGAGCAAACCGTTCACGCAGAGGCAGAAACCATGCTCAGGCAAATGGGCGATCTCTCTGACCTCTCCGCCATCGTCCTCGGTTCACGCACTTGGCATCCCGGTGTCATCGGTATCGTCGCCTCACGGATATCCAGGCTTTGCCATCGGCCGACCATTCTCGTCTCCTTTGATGAAAACGGCATCGGGAAGGGGAGCGGGCGCAGCATCCCCGGCTTCTCCCTCGTCGAGGCCATCGACATCTGCCGCGATCACCTTCTCGGCGGTGGAGGACACGCCATGGCCGCAGGTATCTCCGTGGAGGAAGCGAAGATCGACTCCTTCCGCACCGCCTTCAGTGATGCCGCCCGTGCGGCACTCAATGAGGAGGCACTCACACCACTGCTAGAGCTCGATGCCGAGGTCAGTCTGCAAGATCTCACGCTCAATTTCCTCGAAAGCTACAAGCTCATGGAGCCCTTTGGCCAAAAGAACCCAGAGCCACTCTTCCTCTGCCGTGGAGTGCGTCCCAAGCTCCCCGGCCGCAGCATCAAAGGCAAGCACATGCGCCTCATGCTCACCCAAGATGGCGCTGGCATGGACAGCGTCTGGTTCAATGCCCCTGTCGGCAATCTCCCACCGGCACCCTGGGACATCGTCATGCGCCTCCAGCGCAGCTTCTTCCGTGGTCAGGAGCAATGGCAAATCACCATCGAATCCGTCCGCAGTAGCAGCAGCGATGTCGTGTGA
- a CDS encoding ankyrin repeat domain-containing protein — protein sequence MSEEFYDAATIGELDTVRAMVAADPTLVHSKDQWGFTALHGVAGEEQLEMAELLLDAGADPNAKNDEGITPLHLAAYPEMAELLVRRGADINVRSNDGQTPLIVQAAEAEGYDVMETLLRLGADAMARDIRGEDALDIARAREEADKVELLAKNEEG from the coding sequence ATGAGTGAAGAATTCTATGATGCAGCAACCATCGGGGAGTTGGATACCGTGCGCGCAATGGTCGCTGCCGACCCAACGCTGGTCCATTCCAAGGATCAATGGGGTTTCACCGCATTGCACGGTGTAGCAGGTGAGGAACAGCTCGAGATGGCGGAGCTTCTGTTGGACGCAGGTGCAGACCCTAATGCAAAGAACGACGAAGGCATCACACCTCTTCATCTTGCCGCTTACCCGGAGATGGCGGAGTTGCTCGTCCGCCGCGGTGCAGACATCAATGTGCGCTCCAATGATGGCCAGACGCCTTTGATTGTTCAGGCAGCTGAGGCTGAAGGATACGATGTGATGGAGACGTTGCTCCGACTGGGAGCAGATGCAATGGCCAGAGACATTCGCGGTGAAGACGCATTAGACATTGCGAGAGCACGCGAAGAGGCCGACAAAGTTGAGCTATTGGCAAAAAATGAAGAAGGCTAA
- a CDS encoding histidine phosphatase family protein encodes MKAPAMKLHLPDHPTQLYLIRHGEVEERYHKVFGGSRIDMALSPLGLRQAEAVNQWLADTPLDAIYSSPMLRVRQTLAPTSEAKEMPPVYFDGLREIDFGDWTGHRWDEVQSTFGVSAFDWLEIIEDSGIPGGESSSEIATRVGTYLQQILDGHPHQRVAIFCHGGIIRVILALLLRMPLPKMAHFNIEMAASPSSSSSQRKNTPSKSSYSIFSRPSSPSTTLISMVVNMGTATLKKPLAMAMNKPTPLAEPSHVDDFPIAALRLRFRC; translated from the coding sequence ATGAAAGCGCCCGCCATGAAGCTCCATCTACCGGACCATCCCACTCAGCTCTATCTCATCCGCCACGGCGAAGTCGAAGAGCGGTATCACAAGGTCTTCGGTGGCTCCCGCATCGACATGGCGCTCTCCCCGCTCGGGCTGCGTCAGGCTGAGGCTGTAAACCAGTGGCTCGCAGACACCCCGCTCGATGCCATCTACTCCAGCCCCATGCTCCGCGTGCGGCAGACCCTCGCCCCCACCTCCGAGGCCAAAGAAATGCCGCCAGTCTATTTCGACGGTCTGCGTGAGATCGACTTCGGCGACTGGACGGGGCACCGCTGGGATGAGGTGCAGTCCACCTTCGGCGTCAGTGCCTTTGATTGGCTAGAGATCATCGAAGACTCCGGCATCCCCGGTGGAGAGAGCTCCTCCGAGATCGCCACCCGTGTCGGCACCTATCTCCAGCAGATTCTTGATGGTCATCCGCATCAGCGAGTCGCCATTTTTTGTCACGGCGGCATCATTCGCGTCATCCTCGCCCTGCTGCTGCGCATGCCCTTGCCGAAAATGGCACACTTCAATATCGAGATGGCAGCATCTCCGTCGTCGAGCTCCAGCCAGAGAAAAAACACGCCGTCGAAATCGAGCTACTCAATTTTCAGCCGCCCATCGAGCCCATCGACGACTCTGATTTCGATGGTGGTGAATATGGGGACAGCCACGCTGAAGAAGCCTTTGGCGATGGCGATGAATAAGCCAACACCACTCGCTGAGCCTTCACACGTCGATGACTTTCCCATCGCCGCCCTTCGCCTTCGTTTTCGCTGCTAG
- a CDS encoding efflux RND transporter periplasmic adaptor subunit encodes MKHTLTVLTALLLIACHKPPAGTPSAGGGAMHMPPAPVTLAAVEERELVEWQEFTGRVEAVETVELKPRVSGYITQVHFQAGALIAKDTVLFTIDPRAFETKLRAAQAEVTRAEANAKAMKAEFDRVKLLLAAKALSPEQAEARESMHLQAQAALEAAKAAEHSASIEMEHTEVKAPIAGRISRAITTQGNFVTAGTTLLTTLVSVDPVHIYADIDESSLLKLQALQRDKTVHTDEDGHIPVQAQLSDETTYPHQGHVESLNNRLDAATGSMLLRAEFPNTKGLLTPGLFARLRIPITAKHKALLIDEKAILTDQANKYVLGIDEKNLSVYKPITLGPTIDGKRIIRSGLKAGEKSSSTAKPASPARHARRPHHREMTLPFFLALTF; translated from the coding sequence ATGAAGCATACGCTCACTGTCCTCACCGCACTCCTCCTCATCGCCTGTCACAAACCACCCGCAGGCACCCCCAGCGCAGGTGGCGGAGCCATGCACATGCCCCCGGCCCCCGTCACCCTCGCCGCCGTCGAAGAGCGCGAGCTTGTCGAATGGCAAGAGTTCACCGGACGCGTCGAAGCCGTAGAAACCGTCGAGCTCAAGCCCCGCGTCTCCGGCTACATCACCCAGGTGCATTTTCAGGCCGGAGCCCTCATCGCCAAAGACACCGTCCTCTTCACCATCGACCCCCGCGCCTTTGAGACCAAACTCCGAGCCGCCCAGGCCGAAGTCACCCGCGCCGAAGCCAATGCCAAAGCCATGAAGGCCGAGTTCGACCGCGTAAAACTCCTCCTCGCCGCCAAAGCTCTCTCCCCAGAGCAGGCCGAAGCACGCGAATCCATGCACCTCCAGGCCCAAGCCGCCCTAGAAGCCGCCAAAGCCGCCGAACACAGCGCCAGCATCGAAATGGAGCACACCGAAGTCAAAGCCCCCATCGCAGGCCGCATCAGCCGCGCCATCACCACCCAGGGGAACTTTGTCACCGCAGGCACCACCCTCCTCACCACCCTCGTCAGCGTCGATCCCGTCCACATCTACGCCGACATCGACGAAAGCAGCCTCCTCAAGCTCCAAGCCCTCCAGCGCGACAAAACCGTCCACACCGACGAAGACGGCCACATCCCCGTCCAGGCCCAGCTCTCCGACGAAACCACCTACCCCCACCAAGGCCACGTCGAAAGCCTCAACAACCGCCTCGATGCCGCCACCGGCAGCATGCTCCTCCGCGCCGAATTCCCCAACACCAAAGGCCTCCTCACCCCAGGCCTCTTTGCCCGGCTACGCATCCCCATCACCGCCAAGCACAAAGCCCTCCTCATCGACGAAAAAGCCATCCTCACCGATCAAGCCAACAAATACGTCCTCGGCATCGACGAAAAGAACCTCAGCGTGTACAAGCCCATCACCCTCGGCCCCACCATCGACGGCAAACGCATCATCCGCAGCGGCCTCAAAGCCGGAGAAAAATCATCATCAACGGCCAAGCCCGCCTCCCCAGCCCGGCATGCCCGTCGCCCCCACCACAGAGAAATGACCCTGCCCTTTTTCCTAGCCCTCACCTTCTGA